The genomic segment CTCATCATCAAGTTTGCCGCTCCGGAATAAAAGGCAATGTCTTTTTGTGCTTCCGGGAAAATAACAGCCAATGAGCCTGTTGCTGCTGCCATCATACTACCGGAACCAACTGCGGCTCCCATCGCTAGAGAAATTGGGTGGAACAACCCGCTGCTTCCTAAAATACTTGCAAGAATCGACATATAAATGGCACCAAACAAGGTTCCGCAAACATATACACCCAGCGCGCCGCGAGCTTCGGCAGAGTTTGCTCCAAACTTATCTACAATGATTGCCAAGTTTGGCTCACGGTCGAGAGAATATGTAGCCCCAATGGCTTCACGCTTCAGACCCAGCCACAATGCGACTGGCAAACCAAGTGCAATTGTCCCTACAATGTGTCCCATCTCTTGGACAATTAAGGATACACCAGAGCCGAGTAGCTTAGGCAGCTCAGGACCAATATTGGCTCCCAGCTTCGCAATAAAGATCAAAAACGAAACACCCAAAATATTGGCTGCGACGTTCATTTCTTTTTCGCTCAAAAATTTAAACTTAGGCCAGCTGATTGCCCCGCCTAAAACGAGCGCGTAGAGCATCGGAAACAGAGCGATAACCCCGATGCCTATACTGATTTTTTTTGTCCCGATAAATTCTGTCAATGCGACGAGAATAAGTACGATAAAATGCAGCTTGTACTCATTGACGCGTGCCTCTGCCATACAACATCCCCCTCATTCTATCTCGCTCTACTCCATGACGACCTTTTGAGCTGCACGAACAAACAATTCCACACCGCGTACCATTGCATCCTCATCAAAATCAAAGCGTGGATGATGATGCGGGTATGTAAAGCCTTTGTCTGGATTGCCAGCACCCAATTGAATAAAACAGCCTGGAGCTTTTTTCAAATACTCAGAGAAATCTTCACCCGGCATCAAAGGATCAATGTAAATAATCTCTTCTTCTCCCCAACGCTCGCGGATCGTATCCTCCATCAGCTTGGTCACCTGCTTGTCATTGACAACCGATGTGTAGCCATGTGAGAACGTGAATTCATAACTTGCGCCATGCGCTTCCGTAATTCCTTTGACAATTCGTTCAATCCACATCGGAATATTTTTGCGAATCTCCGCATCGAAGCAGCGTGTGGAGCCCGTCAGTGTCATCGAATCCGGAATAATGTTATACGCTGTCCCTGCATTCAGCATCGTCACCGAAATAACGACCTTGTCCAACGCACTCACATTGCGGGATACAATTTGTTGTAATCCAGTAATAACCTGTGCCCCAATAACGATCGGGTCAACGGATGCTTCCGGTTGCGAGGAATGCCCGCCTTTTCCTTGAATCTTGATATCGAAGCGATCTGTCGATGAAGTAAGTGCCCCGTAAAGAACACCGAATTTCCCGACAGGCATGTACGATGCCAAATGAATGCCAATGATCGAATCCAGTCCGTCCGCTGCACCAGCTCTTACGATTTCGGCAGCCCCACCCGGCGGGAGCTCCTCGGCATGCTGGAAGAAGAAACGAACCTCACCTTTGATTTGATCCTTGTACTGGGACAAAATTTTTGCGGCTCCCAACAGCATCGCTGTGTGACCGTCATGTCCGCATGCGTGCATCACGCCAGCTTTTCCAGATGCGTATGGCACATCATTTTCTTCATGAATGGGGAGAGCATCAATGTCAGCGCGAATGCCAAGAACTTTTCCTGGCTGTGATCCGATCAGTCGAGCGACCACACTCGTTTTGGTTGGCCGCGAAAGCTCTAAATTCCCGAAAGATTCCAACGTTTCGTAAATAAATTGGGACGTCTTCTCCTCTTCAAACGACAATTCTGGATGCTGATGGAGATATCGTCGCCATGAGACTACCTGCTCAGCTACTTCATCCGCCCATTTCTTCGTTTCCAAACTCACACAATCACTCCTTTTTTTGTTTTTCTCCTCAAAATTTTCCGAGTCAGTTAAGTTTAGCTAAAAAAAATATCGTTTTGTGAATTCTATCACGGAACGATGAAAATAACAAATGTCCATTCCACGAGGACAAAGCTGTCGAATCTGCATCCGTATGTGTCTATTTATTTGTTATTTTAGAATTTTCTATCGATAATGTCCATGTAAAATATACTATTTGGAACAATAAAAACATTTACTCTGCTAGATTGGAAGCTTTTCTAGAAAAAAGCCCCTATGCCAATACTGACATAAGGGAGGCTCTTCACATTTCATGAAGCGGAACTTCTTTTCCATTAGGAGTCCCGAAATTTTGCTTCCTGACGTTTAATGTCTTCCTCCGAATTTCCCAGCGCAGCTTGCGGGCCCTTGAAATGCTTCCGGTAATAAGCCAAATCCATGATCAGAAGCACCAAAAACATGGCAATCAAGGCATACCCAGCAGTTTGATTGGGTGGAATCACCATCATGATCGAGATGAAGACGATCCAAATCAGACTCAACACGTTGATGGGTTTACTCCAGTTCCCTAAATGCCATGGACCGTAATGTTTCCGCTGAAATAGTCCTCGCGACTCTGCCCGGAGCTTGAGATACAAGGGAATCCCGTAGGCGACATATAGCCCAACGACACTTACCGCTGTAAGAAATGCCAAAGTGGTATACGACGTATTAGGATTGATGCTTTTCACGATGTAATCGAACAAGGCAAGCGCAAAAGAAAGAATGATAACCAGCCAAATTGCTTTTGCCGGCGTTCTGTACTTGGTCGATATTTCTGCCCATTGGTGGCTCCACGGCATTCCTTTGTCACGTGAAACCGCATACAACATTCGCGAAAAGGAAGTAATCGACGCCAAGCCACAGAACCACATCGCAAAGGTGACCAGCCACAGCACAACCGAACCAAATGTGCCGCCTAATGCCTCGCTAATCACATAAATAAATGCATTTTCCGCTTCACTCGCAGCCGCTGCGTTTTTGATGGATAAGGTGACAAAAGCAAGCATGATAAATCCAAAAATAAAGGAAAAGGCCACGGACGTATAAATCCCCCAAGCAGCACGAACCCGCGGGTTAATGGTTTCTTCAATCGTATGCGCCGATGCGTCGTAGCCAGTAAACGTCCACTGGGCTTGTAACAACCCAATTAAAAAAGCAATTGCGTACGGTTTGTCTGAAAAGGTTTGACCAACTTGAAAGAGGTAATCAAGCGGTTGCAAATCATGACGGGAGAAAAAGACGAGGCTTCCGACGAGTATGACGACGACGCCAATATGATACCAAGCGGAGAAGTCATTTAACCGGGCAACGAGTCGAATTCCAATGTGGTTAAACGTACCGTGCAAAAGGAGCGTGATCCCGAACAGGATTAACGTGGTCGTTTCTGTTGAGGTATAGCCAAACGCGCTCGCGAGCAGCGGATCTGCAAACAAAGAGAACGAATAGTCAATGCCTGCGACAATCCCGATCTGGCCTATGAGATTGATCCACGCTGTGTACCAGCCCCACCGTTTGCTTCCTAAAATAGCTGCCCAGTGATACAAGGCTCCGGCTGTAGGGATCGCAGATGCGAGTTCAGACATCGATGCTGCAATCAGGATGACGAATAACGCTACCAAGGTCCATCCGAAGCCCATCATGCCAGACCCGCCATACAGTAATCCGTGCCCGTACAAGGATACCGCACCAGTCAAAATAGAGATAATCGAAAATGAGATCGCAAAGTTCGAAAAGCCACCCATATCCCTCAGTAATTCCTGCGCATAACCAAACTTGTTCAGGTCTCTCTTGTCCTCGAGTAATTGCTGTTCTTTTTCCTGCCGCACTTTATTATCCCTCCCTTCCCTTCTCAGCTTGGGAACCGATAAAGCTCTCATGCGCGCTTTCATCAAATTGCCGGACGCTTTCGTTTGCCCGATACCCGATGGCAATCGCAACTCCAATGGTAAACAGCAATAAGATGACACCTAGAGCCAGCATTCTCCCCCTCCTTTCGTCCTAGATGCAATTCCTTGACAAGATAGCAGGAATAGTACATTTTACGTGCCAATTTGACAGCTATACCACATCATTTGGCTGGCAAATGCAAAACAAAAGAGCAACTCACGAGAGCTGCTCCTCTTGTTTAACTAGCGCCTTTTTGGGCCTGCAAATAGAACGCTACATCTTCACTCGGTAACGGTCTGCTGAATAAATAGCCTTGAACTTCTTCACACAGATGCTCCTGCAAAAATGCAAGCTCCTCCTTTGTCTCTACCCCTTCCGCAATCACATGCAGTTGCAAATGATGCGCCATGGAAATAATCGTGGACACGATGGCCTGATTGGAAGGCTGTTCGATCATGTCGCGCACAAACGAGCGATCTATTTTCAAACGATTCAGCGGAAATTCTTTCAGATAATAGAGAGAACTGTAGCCCGTTCCAAAATCGTCAATCGCAACATGCACCCCTAATCGCTTCAGTTCCTTAAGTGCCTGTGTGGCGCGTTGGACGTCGATCATGCTGCTTTCTGTAATTTCTAGCTCCAAGTATTCCGGTGCCAACCCTGTCTGGTCCAGAATCTCAGCGACCATCTGGGTAAAGTCTTGTTTGAGGAATTGACGCGCAGAAAGATTAACGGCCACCCGAAGCGGCTTGAGTCCTTGTTCTTGCCATTGCTTGTTCTGTTTGCAGGCCGTCCGCAGCACCCACTCTCCAATCGGTACGATTAACCCGGTTTCTTCTGCTACAGAGATGAACTGGTCTGGCAAAAGCAAGCCTCGTTCAGGATGATTCCAACGAATCAACGCTTCTACA from the Brevibacillus brevis genome contains:
- a CDS encoding DUF3100 domain-containing protein, with translation MAEARVNEYKLHFIVLILVALTEFIGTKKISIGIGVIALFPMLYALVLGGAISWPKFKFLSEKEMNVAANILGVSFLIFIAKLGANIGPELPKLLGSGVSLIVQEMGHIVGTIALGLPVALWLGLKREAIGATYSLDREPNLAIIVDKFGANSAEARGALGVYVCGTLFGAIYMSILASILGSSGLFHPISLAMGAAVGSGSMMAAATGSLAVIFPEAQKDIAFYSGAANLMMSIVGTYICIFFSLPVTQKLYAWLEPIIGRKSASSAAEGGRKSA
- a CDS encoding amidohydrolase, with the protein product MSLETKKWADEVAEQVVSWRRYLHQHPELSFEEEKTSQFIYETLESFGNLELSRPTKTSVVARLIGSQPGKVLGIRADIDALPIHEENDVPYASGKAGVMHACGHDGHTAMLLGAAKILSQYKDQIKGEVRFFFQHAEELPPGGAAEIVRAGAADGLDSIIGIHLASYMPVGKFGVLYGALTSSTDRFDIKIQGKGGHSSQPEASVDPIVIGAQVITGLQQIVSRNVSALDKVVISVTMLNAGTAYNIIPDSMTLTGSTRCFDAEIRKNIPMWIERIVKGITEAHGASYEFTFSHGYTSVVNDKQVTKLMEDTIRERWGEEEIIYIDPLMPGEDFSEYLKKAPGCFIQLGAGNPDKGFTYPHHHPRFDFDEDAMVRGVELFVRAAQKVVME
- a CDS encoding amino acid permease yields the protein MRQEKEQQLLEDKRDLNKFGYAQELLRDMGGFSNFAISFSIISILTGAVSLYGHGLLYGGSGMMGFGWTLVALFVILIAASMSELASAIPTAGALYHWAAILGSKRWGWYTAWINLIGQIGIVAGIDYSFSLFADPLLASAFGYTSTETTTLILFGITLLLHGTFNHIGIRLVARLNDFSAWYHIGVVVILVGSLVFFSRHDLQPLDYLFQVGQTFSDKPYAIAFLIGLLQAQWTFTGYDASAHTIEETINPRVRAAWGIYTSVAFSFIFGFIMLAFVTLSIKNAAAASEAENAFIYVISEALGGTFGSVVLWLVTFAMWFCGLASITSFSRMLYAVSRDKGMPWSHQWAEISTKYRTPAKAIWLVIILSFALALFDYIVKSINPNTSYTTLAFLTAVSVVGLYVAYGIPLYLKLRAESRGLFQRKHYGPWHLGNWSKPINVLSLIWIVFISIMMVIPPNQTAGYALIAMFLVLLIMDLAYYRKHFKGPQAALGNSEEDIKRQEAKFRDS